In the genome of Leptospira dzoumogneensis, one region contains:
- a CDS encoding AAA family ATPase, with the protein MKPEDLTSPLPRNSGNILDFTQAKNLLYSELKGLGVKDPELPAFVPDKKDLRIEFPIPGADKSQLLDCLQIVRNHIENLRIHTFEPGYVCLQALNENLFETKNILDNAKFRFYAGRNQSKIEITKKGDFHREEIFSAIDLFKYLRLSKQESVQNPKELLLRLGIDVFDPIEAKKKGDWMTFETIAGYEDVKRQILESIILPLKSPETLEELSKLTRKFPGRTKPRAILLEGEPGVGKTTMAKVISCMTEIPLIYVPVESILSKYYGESAQNMAYVFDVASLFPSCLLFLDEIDSLAGSRDDGLFEATRNILSVLLRKLDGFEGGQKSITLGATNRKQDLDKALVSRFDRSVFFPLPNEKERAAILGNYAKHLQDSERLTISQRLGSYSGRDLRDFCDFVERRWAANLIEKGLKPTPPPYELYLETSSKSGK; encoded by the coding sequence ATGAAACCTGAAGATTTGACCAGTCCCCTCCCCCGAAATTCCGGAAATATCCTGGATTTCACCCAGGCAAAAAACCTGCTCTATTCGGAACTAAAGGGTTTAGGAGTCAAGGACCCCGAACTTCCCGCATTTGTACCTGATAAAAAAGATCTAAGGATAGAATTCCCGATCCCAGGTGCGGACAAAAGCCAACTTTTGGACTGCCTCCAGATCGTTCGCAATCATATAGAAAATCTAAGGATCCATACATTCGAGCCCGGATATGTTTGTCTCCAAGCATTGAATGAGAATTTATTCGAAACCAAAAATATTCTAGACAATGCAAAGTTCCGTTTTTATGCGGGAAGGAACCAAAGCAAAATTGAGATCACTAAAAAGGGAGATTTCCATAGAGAGGAAATTTTTTCCGCAATCGATCTATTCAAATATCTCAGACTTTCCAAACAAGAATCAGTCCAGAATCCGAAAGAACTTTTACTTAGACTAGGGATCGATGTATTCGATCCAATAGAAGCAAAGAAGAAGGGAGACTGGATGACATTCGAGACCATCGCAGGTTATGAAGATGTCAAAAGACAAATATTAGAATCCATTATACTTCCTCTCAAATCTCCTGAGACCCTAGAGGAACTTTCCAAACTCACACGAAAATTCCCAGGTAGAACAAAACCTAGGGCAATTCTTTTAGAAGGAGAACCTGGGGTGGGAAAAACCACGATGGCAAAGGTGATTTCCTGTATGACTGAAATCCCTCTCATCTATGTTCCAGTGGAATCTATTTTAAGTAAATATTATGGGGAAAGCGCCCAGAATATGGCTTATGTCTTCGACGTGGCTTCCCTATTTCCTTCCTGTCTTTTATTTTTGGATGAAATAGATTCCTTGGCCGGGTCCAGGGATGACGGCTTATTCGAGGCAACCCGGAACATTCTATCCGTATTATTACGAAAACTGGACGGTTTCGAAGGGGGACAAAAATCAATCACCCTGGGTGCCACCAACAGAAAACAGGACCTGGACAAGGCCTTGGTTTCCAGATTCGACAGATCCGTATTCTTCCCACTGCCTAACGAAAAAGAAAGAGCTGCGATATTAGGAAATTATGCTAAACATTTACAGGATTCAGAGCGTTTAACAATTTCGCAACGATTAGGATCGTATTCCGGCCGGGATTTAAGGGATTTCTGCGATTTTGTGGAAAGGAGATGGGCGGCCAACCTGATTGAAAAAGGATTGAAACCGACTCCTCCCCCCTATGAACTGTATCTGGAAACCAGTTCAAAATCCGGAAAATAA